ACACGCCGTCCTTGTAGGCCAGCCCGACCGCCCCCAGCACCACCCAGCCGCTCTCCGACGCGGCGGTGGAGGAGATCGCCGTGACCCACGACCCGAGCGAGCGGTTGGCGAGGAAGAACGTCTCGACCGACTTCGTCCGCCGCTCGGCGAAGAAGCCGATGA
This is a stretch of genomic DNA from bacterium. It encodes these proteins:
- a CDS encoding sodium/proline symporter, coding for MGVEQFEISLIVAIYMVALMVIGFFAERRTKSVETFFLANRSLGSWVTAISSTAASESGWVVLGAVGLAYKDGV